The genomic segment CACAACCTTATCTCCTATAACCAAGGCTCTAATGTCTCTGGGGGGTCTCTTCACATATTCCTGAAGATAATATATCTGCAGAAGAGCATTCTGCATCTGCTCCCTTGATTCGACCACGGCTTTGGCTGAATCCCTATCGCGGATGAGAGCGACAAGTCTCCCCCAGCTTCCAACGACGGGCTTCATGACCACGGGATACCCAAGCTCATCAAATGCCTTTGACACACCATCTTCTGCGAAGGCTATGTAGGTCTTTGGAACTGGCACATCTGCCTTGATTAGAGCTAATGTTGTAAAGAGCTTGTTTCCGCAGATCAGTGAGACATTTAGCGGATTTATAACACTTATACCCGCTTTCTCCAGAATTGCTGTGATATGCAGACCCCTGAAATAGCTTACACACCGTTGAAGAACGACGTCTCCATAATCATCCTTTAACTTGCTGTCTTCTATGCTGAGGTCTACATACGCTGTTTTAGAGTCTATCAGCTTAATATTTACACTGGCAGACTCGGCGGCTTTAACAAGAGCTTTCTCGTCCCACCTAATCCTATCATAGACGAGCCCTAGATTCTTCATTCGCCCCAATCTTCTCCTTCTATCTCGGCTGGCACGAGCCTAACCCCTTCCCCCTCAATAACCCTAGCTTCGTAGTCCATTCCACAGTCTGGGCAGCTTATAATCTCACCTGAAATAACGTCGTCCGGGATCTCTATTTCAGCGTCACATTCAGGGCATCTGGACAGGAAGGTTCTTACCTCCTCACGTTGCCTCTATTGGAAGTTAGATTTTCCCTTATAAATGTTTCGTTATTTTTAAGCATCATTAGAAAAATACATAAAAAAATATTGTTTCCTCAAAAGGAAAGATACTTATATTCTCATCTTCAATTTAACAATATGCTGGAAGGCGATAATTATGCCTCTTGAATTAGATGAAATCGATAAGAAAATTATAGAGATGCTTCAGGATGATTCTAGAATCGCTTTTAGGAAGATAGCTGAGAAGGTTGGAGTAAGCGAGGCAACGGTGTTCGTAAGGGTTAAAAAACTGCATGAGAACGGTGTAATAAAAAGATTTACTGTAAGTGTCTCGCCTGAGCTTCTAGGTAAAGGGTTAACAGCCTTTGTCCTAATAAACGCCGATCCTAAAAGACTCCAGCATGTTCTAGACACATTGAGCAGTTTAGAGGACGTCTACGAAGTCTACGATGTAACGGGCGCCTTCTATGTGATAGCGAAGATCCGCACCTCAGATAGGGAGAAGCTGGCTAAGATCATAGATACGATTGGACTTATCGATGGTGTTAGAAGCACTGAAACCGCTGTAGTGCTTAGAAGCATCAAAGAGGAGACTAGAATTAGAGCCTAGAGAAGTGAAAAACCCCGAGATACAGACCAGTGGGGGAGAAAGAGATTAGACGAGTGATAATCGTAACTGGTACGCCGGGTGTAGGAAAATCCTCTGTCTCAGCGGCCCTCGCTGAGAGAATTAATGCGCATCATATTTCCCTTGGAAGACTTGTTACAGAAGAGAGGTTATACACAGGGCTTGATAAAGATAGAGATACTCTTATAGCAGACTTGGACCGAGTATCAGAGAGAGTTAGAAAAATACTCAATGAGGTTCACGGGGACATAATTATTGAGGGGCACTATGCAGTCGATGTCGTAGATCCAAAAAATGTGCATATGATTTTCGTTCTGAGGAGGGATCCTGAAGAATTAACTAGGGTGTTGAAGAACAGAAATTATAATGAATGCAAGATCAAAGAGAATGTCGCTGCTGAAATATTGGATGTCTGCCTATACGAGGCCGTTAACAGATGCGGGCTAGAAAAAGTCTGCGAGGTCAATATGACCGGGAAGAACGTTAATGAAGCCGTTGAAGAAATCATCGAGATATTAGAGGGAAAGAGGGAAAAAAGGGTAGGCATAGTTGACTGGCTTGGAAAACTCGAGGCTGAAGACAAGCTGGATGAGTACCTTAAGGATATATGAAGCCGCTACATCAAACCTCGCATTATCTCTGATCTTGTAAGCAGGATTATTCCTCTCCGACTTGCATAGGCTTTTGCATGATCGCTGAACTTGTCTGCCACCATAATTGGGCTTGAGTAGGACAAGGCATGAGCAGCCTTATCTAAACTGATAATCATGTTAACCCCTACAGTTCTATTCCATTCCTTAACCCTAACGGGGTGAACCTCCTTGTATTTCTGGACTATAAGGTCGAACACGTTTGGATCAGCGTCCTCCTCCTCGTCGACCACATACTTCTTAACCTCATACCCTCTCCTAGTAAAGTATTCGATCACAAGGCTAAGGAGAGGCGGCTTTGACATAATAATTCCCAGTAAAGGATTATGGAACATGAGAAGAAAAATCTTTTCATAGAAAATATGAGATATACCAATAAAAATTAAGTTAAATCACCACATACACATCGAACTTCGTACAATATATCCAGCAGCTCATTTAATCCCTTCCCCGTTTTCGCGGAGACCAGTGGAATCCTCTGGGCTGGAATGACCCTCTTCATAACCCTCAATAGCGGAACATATAAATCGGAAAGAGCCCCTGCAACCTTAACATCATTCTTAAATTTTACCGGGTCCAGAAGGCAGCTCCTAATCCTTTCCAATTCATCTTCTGCGATCAGATCGACTTTATTGATAACTGTAACTACGCTTATTCCCAGCCTATATGAGATTGCAAGCCTATACAGATAAGCGGCTGGCAGATCTCTCGCTCCAATAGATGGATCGATGAGGAATAATCCTACAGCATCTTCAAATTGACTGACAACATTAGGGCCAGATTCATGGAAGGCGAAGGTTTCCAGCTGCCCAGGTGTGTCCACAAGGACAAAGTCCCCATGAAACTCGGGGATCTCCATCCTACTCAGTTTCTCCATTGCCCTTAACATTGCTCCATTAGGTCCGAGAGATTCCTCCTTCATAATCTTCTCTATCGTGAAGTAATCTCTGATATCGTAGTCACATGTGTACGGCAGCATATAAGCGCCCGGATCCAGATTAACCAGATTGACGGAATAATTCTCTGAGCGAAGGTACTCGCCGAATTTTCCTGTGAGAAGGCTCTTTCCAGAGCCAGCTGGCCCTAACATAATCACGTTCATTTTAATTCAACAAGAAAAAAGAACGCTGACAATTATTTAACAATTTAAAATTTAAGGAGTGATATGCAGATATGCCAAATGTCACAATTCTATTTAATGACGCTTCACAGATGCTTTCTTTAGAGATGAAGCATAGTTGCTTAGTTCCCTCAGAAGCTGTGAGAAATCATGCAGATTACTAGATACTATATTTACGAAGGCGCTGCCAACGATGACCCCGTCTGCTCCAGCCTCGATGATCGACTTCACATGTTCAGGTTTTGATATTCCGAACCCAACCGACATAGGGATCCTCCCCTTTGTATACGATGAGAAATTCTTCACCAGGGATATTGTCGTATCTAATATTCTTTCTCTCGCCCCGGTTACCCCGAAGACCGAAACCAGATAAAGGAAACCTGAGCTGTAATTTATTATTCTTTTTAGTCTCTCTATGGTTGTTGAAGGCGCTGCCAGGAATATGGTGTCTACTCCATATGCTTCTGCAATCTCCTTATATTCATCCGCCTCCTCGACCGGAAGGTCCGGTATGACAACGCCATCCACGTCACTTCTCCAAGCATGATCCATAAACTCTCTTACACCCATCCTGAAGACAGGATTATAATATGTCATGATTAGAATTGGTACTCCATGTTTCTTCTTGATTTTACTGGCTATTTCTAAAACAATTTTGGGGGTGGTGCCAGCGGTCAGGGCGGCTGTGGATGAGGCCTGGATTGAGGGGCCGTCGGCAATGGGGTCGGAAAAGGGGATGCCGAGTTCAAGCATGTCTGCACCCCCTTTGATTAATGCTTCAGCAATTTGCGGCGTAGTTTTAGGATTCGGATAGCCTCCGGTCACGTATGCTATCAATGCCCCCTCTTTTTGTGCTGCCAGCCTGCTGAAGGTTTCCTCTATCTCGCTCATAACTTCATCCCAACATATTCGGCTACGATTTCCACGTCTTTGTCGCCTCTTCCAGACAGATTGACCACTATGATCTTTTTCCTATCGCACTCCGCTGCGATCTTTGTTGCAAAGGCGATTGCATGTGAAGGCTCTAGCGCTGGCATAATGCCCTCACACTTCGACAATTCCATGAAGGCCTTAACTGCCTCCTCATCTGTCACGGCAACATACTCGGCTCTCCCTATAGATTTCAGGTAGGAATGTTCTGGTCCAACGCCCGGATAGTCTAGGCCCGCCGAAATACTATGTGTTGTCCTTATCTGCCCATTCTCATCTTGGAGAATGTACGTCAACATACCGTGAAAGACGCCTTCACTGCCCGCGCAGATCGAAGCAGAATGCTTTCCAGTTTCTATCCCAAGCCCTGCTGCCTCAACCCCGTAAAGTTTAACATCCCAATCGTTAAGAAATGGGTGGAATATGCCTATAGCGTTGCTACCTCCTCCGACGCAGGCGACTATGGCATCCGGGAGTCTTCCCTCCTCCTCAAGAATCTGCTCTCTTGTCTCATAACCGATCACGCTTTGAAAATCTCTCACTATGGTTGGGTAAGGGTGGGGACCTACAACAGAACCTATAAGGTAATACGTAGTATCAACGTTTGCGGTCCAGTCTCGTAAGGCCTCGTTAATCGCATCCTTTAAGGTTTTTGATCCAGAATTGACTGGGTGAACCTCTGCGCCCAGCATCTTCATCCTAAACACATTTAGTCTTTGGCGTTTCATATCTTCTGTTCCCATATAGATCTCAGCCTTTAACCCGAGCATTGCACAGGCCATCGCTGTTGCTACACCATGCTGCCCTGCCCCCGTCTCAGCTATGACACGCCTCTTCCCCATCCTTTTAGCGAGAAGAGCTTGACCAAGCGTGTTGTTTATTTTGTGTGCACCACTGTGGAGCAGATCCTCACGTTTAAGATATATCTTAGCTCCACCAATCTTGTTGGTGAGATTAGACGCGTAGTATAATGGTGTCGGTCTTCCCGCATACTTAGACAAGTAATAATTGAGCTCCTTCCTGAAGCCTTCATCATTCTTCAGATTCTGGTAGGCTTCCTCTAATTCTTGGAGTGCAAACATTAGAGTTTCTGGGACGAATTTCCCGCCGTACTTCCCAAATTTTCCTTTACCTTCAAACTCGCTCACTGATTTCATAATATGACCTCTTTCGCGTTTCTTACAAACTCGAATATTTTATTTGGGTCCTTGAGGCCACATCGCGATTCGACACCGCTGGAAACGTCAACCGCATATGGGTGGACGGCGACGATTGCATCCTTGACGTTGTCTGGTCTAAGCCCACCTGCCAATATCAGCGGTTTCGGCGCTATTAAATCCCTGATCTTTCGGCTTAATTGCCAGTTATGCGTCATCCCTGTTCCCCCATATTTTCCCACAGCAAAGGTGTCTAGGAGAACTGCGTCAAAGTTGCTTGAAACCTTCACCGCATAATCTACAGCATCGGATCTGCATGTGTGAACTGCTCTTATTAGGCGTGAGCGGATTTTCTTGCGCAACATCTGAATCTCGTAGGGCAATTCTCCGTGGATCTGGATTGCGTCGGGCTCCAGCTTTCTATAAATCTTTAGGAGTAGGTTTGGATTTGTTGCAACTGTTACAACTACGCTCTCAACAAAGACTGGAACGCGCCTGATCAGGTTCCCAGCCTGTTCAGCTGTTAGATTCCTAGGTGAAGATGGAACCCCTACCACGAATCCGACAGCATCAGCCCCTGCTTCTATACTTGAAAATAGGTCTTCCTCTCGGGTTATTCCGCAGATTTTCACCTTAACTATTCCCAAATGCTTCCACAAACTCCCTAACTTTCTCTTCGATATTGCTGCTTCTCATGATCGCTGATCCTATGAGAAATGCGCGGATCCCAAATCGGCGAAGGTAAAGCATGTCAGCAGGTTTCTCTATGCCGCTCTCGCTGATAATGATTCTGGTGTTCGCATCAGCCTTTTCCATGATTCTCCGGGTGACATCTAAGTCTACCCTTAATGTGGTCAGATCGCGGTTGTTTATTCCTATAATATCCGCTTCAGTCCTTATTGCTGAAAGGAATTCCTCATATGTGTGGACCTCAAGCAAAACCTCAAGCCCAATCTTATGCGCATATTCAATCATATCATCGGCATCCTCGCTGCAGAGGCCCCTATCAAATAATTTCCAAATCAGTAGGACTGCATCTGCGCCGTGAGTCCATGCGGCCTCTAACTGGTCAGTGCTTACCACAACATCCTTCATAAGCAACGGAATATCCACCTCTTTTTGAATGTTAGCTAATGATAGAAGAGATCCCTTGAAGAAATTTGGTTCAGTTATGACTGATATTCCAGCTGCCCCACCTCTCTTCATGGCGGAAGCCACTTCAACTTCACGTAGATTTTCCCTTAAAATTCCTAGGCTTGGTGAAGCCTTTTTTATCTCAGCTATTACGGCGGCATTCCTACTTTCTTGGATCGCTTTTACGAGGCTGTTCTTAGATTTTGAACGGACACCCTTGCGGTAGTATCCGCTTTCTACAAGATTCCTTGCATTCTTCGACAATAAATCCAGAAAATCATGCATATCTCAAACTCATCTCCTCTAGTACTGATGGGTCTCCGCCAGTCAACTTGATTAGCATGGTGAGCTTCTCGTAAGCTTTGCCGCTCTTGATAGACTCCTCTGCAATCTCTATTCCATCCTTAAAGTCTTCAGCCTCACCTCCCAGAATTATGCCCGCTGCACTATTTAGCAGGACTATTTCCCTCTTGGGATCATCCGGATCTAAAAGGTCATATAAGATTTTGAAGGCTATCTCCGCATTTATGTCCGGTGTACTGCCCATTATATCCTTTGGGTCTGCCCTCTTGATGCCGAGGTCTTCGGGCCTATACTCTAAAAGCATAACTTCCCCGTCACTTAACCACGCAATGAGAGTTTTGCCTATATTTGATATCTCGTCAAGTCCATCCAAGCCGTGAACTACTAACGCTTCTTGGCAGCCAAGATTCTTGAGCACATCCGCCATTGTTTTGACGAGTGACGCATCATAAACTCCTAGCAGCTGTGCTTCGGCGTCAGCAGGATTGGTTAAAGGTCCGAGTATATTGAATACTGTTCTGATTCCCATCTCCCTTCTGGGCCCTATTGCATATTTCATTGCGGGATGGAAGGATGGAGCGAACATGAATCCTATGCCTATCTCCTCTATACACTTTTCAACTACTTTAGGCTCAACAGTGAGGTTTAAGCCAAGTTTTTCTAGAAGATCTGCACTTCCGCATTGGCTCGTAATCGACCGATTTCCATGCTTAGCCACTGTTACACCTGCACCTGCAATAACGAAGGATGAGATGGTGCTCACATTGAAAGTTTTTATCTTGTCGCCTCCTGTTCCACAGGTGTCAACGAGTCTCCTATTAAGGGATGGATTTATCTTATAACAGAAATCTCGCATAACCTTGGCGAAGGCGACTATCTCTTCAATAGTCTCGCCTCTAATCCTTAAAGCTGTTAGAAAAGCGGCGATCTGCGCGTCTGTCGCAAAACCGCTCATAATCTCCTTCATAACTTCCATAGACTCATTCATGCTTAGGTTTTTTCCCTCCACGAGTTTACGAATTGCTTCCTTGATCACCTTCGGCTCACCTCCACTCCAGGAAATTTTTTATTATTGTCTTCCCTTCTTCGGTCAGTATTGATTCCGGGTGAAATTGTATGCCCTCTATGGGGTAGATGGTATGGCGAACACCCATAACTTCGCCATCTTCAATTGATACAGCTGTAACCTTAAGGCATCCTGGAAGTGAAGACCTGTCTCCTACAAGTGAATTGTATCTCGTAGCCACTATAGGGTTCTTCACACTCCTAAATATCCCTCGACAATCATGTCTCACCAGACTTGTTTTTCCATGCATCAGCTTCTTTGCACGAACTATTCTCCCGCCAAAGGCCGATATTATCCCTTGATGCCCAAGACAGACACCTAATGTGGGCACATGGGGGCTTACATGCCTGATTATAGAGCCTGAAACACCGAAGTATCTCTCTTCGTCCGGGGAGCCTGGACCTGGAGAAATGACAATCCTTTCAGGATTGAGCCTCTTCACTTTTTTCAAGTCTATCTCGTCATTTCTGTATACGATAGCTTTGCCTCCAAGCTCCTCAATATATTGGACAAGGTTGTATACAAATGAGTCGTAGTTGTCTATTATCAATACTCTCATGGAATTCCACCCTGAGAGATTTCAAGGGCCCGGAATAGGGCTTTGGCCTTATATTCAGTCTCAAACCATTCTCTCTCTGGGTTCGAATCCGCAACTATTCCGGCTCCAACCTGTATGTGAGCTCTACTACTAGACGCTATTAGAGTCCGAATAGTTATAGCGAAGTCCGCGTTACCATTAAAGGAGAAGTATCCCACGGCCCCGGCGTATGGTCCTCTCCTCACAGGTTCTAGCTCCTCAATTATCTCCATCGCCCTAACCTTTGGTGCCCCAGAAACCGTGCCAGCTGGGAAAACCGCCTTGAGAGCGTCGTAACAGTCGCGGTCTCTTCTGAGCTTACCTGTGACTCTTGAGACGATATGTTGGACATGACTGTACTTGTGGACTTCCATGAAGGATGGAACCATTACTGTTCCGGGCTCTGAAACCTTACCAAGATCGTTTCTTGCTAGGTCGACAAGCATCACGTGCTCTGCACATTCCTTAGGATCAGAGAGCAGATCCCTTTCCAGCAGCCTATTTTCAGCAGGGTCGTCGATTAAGGGCCTCGTACCCGCGATTGGATAGGTCTCAATTAAGCCTTCCTCGACCCTGATAAGCATCTCAGGGCTGGAACCAACAATAGCGTGGTCTCCAATCTTAATAAAGTACATGTAGGGGGAAGGGTTTATCCTACGAAGAGCCGCATAGAATGGGATGAGATCGCCGTTTACATTGAAATCGTAACGCTTTGAGAGAACCACTTGGAATATGTGGCCCATCTGTATATACTCTTTGGCCATTAATACAGAGTTTTCGAAACATCTCTTTTCAGAATGAACCTTTGGTTCAGTAAACTCTAGAGTATCGGAGCAGTTATCCTTCTCTTCTAGAACTTTGCATATCTCGTCATAACGATTTTCCGATATAAAAAAGTAGTATGCTTCTCTATTCTTATGGTCGAAAATTATTCCATCCTCAAACACGCCCATCTCAATATCTGGATAACCGAGATCGTCGACTGAGATCTTTGGGAGGCGCTCCCAATACCTCACAGCGTCATAAGATATATATCCAACGCAACCTCCTGCAAACCTTGACGTAGAACCTTTGATCTTCCAATTGCATACAAACTGTCTGACCACTAATAATGGGTCTTCAATCCTTATAGTCTCAGTTTCCCGTGTTCTTTCGTTATGGATCGTTAGCGTACCATTCTTAGCCTTGAAGGTAAAATTTGGGTCAAAGCCTATGAAAGAATACCTTGCAAGCTTATTCGGACCCTCAACCGACTCTAGAATGAAGACATTTTTGTAGCGCCGATAAAATTTTACAAAGACATCAAACGGAGAAGCAGTGGTTGGAAGTGTCAGGAATTTCAAGGATAGAGGTTGAATTCTATCGGTTAAACCAGTAGTGCCAAATGATATCCCTCATTTTAAATCCCCTTTTATGATCCTGCAAGTAATATTTAAAACTTTCGAGAACAATTATGTACATCATATTATTTTTGCATGATGCAAAAATCTTTATGGACACGATATTAGAAATGTACTTGTGAGTCCATGAAGTCTCGAGAGCGATTACTGGCAGCATTGAGGCATGAAGAGCCAGATAGAGTTCCAATAGATTTAGGAGCATTAAGGGTTTCAGGCATAGATGCGATCGCGTACAGAAACCTAAGGAAATTTTTAGGTTTGCCGGAAAAACCAATTAGACTTGCGCCTCAGACGTTCACGAACACTATGGAATATGCATCTAACTTGGCTGAAGTGGAGAAAGAGGTTCTGGATCTATTCCATGTTGATGTCATAAACATTAACCGTGTTCTGCCGCCATGCGGCCCACTCGTAGAGACGACCGATGCATGGAAAAGATGGACTGTTGACAACACGATTCTAGAGGCGCATGAGAAAGTCAACATCATCGAGGATGAGGACGGATGGCTTCTTCATTTCCCCCAAAGCCCCCTAACACCTGCTGAAAAAAGGTATAAGATGCTCAAAAAGGACTTTATATGTGTTGAGCTGTGGCGTGGCGAGGCTCCTCTCAAGAATGCGAAAAGCGTTGACGAAGTTGAAGATTTTGATTGGGAACAATTTAGGATTAGAGACGAAGTTCTAGAGGGCATGAGGAGAAGGGGCGAGCACCTCTGCATGAATACGGATTATGGTCTAGTATTGTTTGATGTAGGCTCCCTTCACGCAAATGTTGGCCAAGTCCTCAGAGGTTGGAGCCAATGGTTGATTGACCTGAAAGTTAGGAGAGCCCTAGCTGAGGCAATTCTCGATAATTTTATGGAAGTTCTCATGCACAACATATCAAGACTAATAGGATCATTGGGAGATTATGTCCAAGTTATCGGGTTCGCCGATGATCTCGGCTCCCAAGAAGGCCCCCAAATCTCCCCGAAAACCTTCACAGAGATCTACAAGCATAGATATGAAGAAGTTTTTAGCTATATAAAGAGACACTCGAAAATGTTCATCCTGCTACACTCAGACGGTGCCATAAGCCATTTCTTAAAGGACCTCACGGATATAGGGCTCGATGCAATCAATCCAGTCCAATTCACAGCGAAAAATATGGATCCTCTGATTCTCAAGAAAGAGTTTGGTGAGCAGCTCAGTTTCTGGGGAGGCGGAGCGGACACCCAGGATGTGCTACCACATGGAGATACACAAACAGTCGAGAAACACGTTAAGGATTTAGTATCAATTTTCGCCCCGGGCGGCGGATATGTTTTCGCAGCGGTACACATGATACCCGGAAAGACTCCCCCGGAAAACATAGTTACCGCTTTTAAAGCAGCCTATGAGATTGGCAAATATCCTATAAAAATGCAAATCAAAGATGTTTTAAGGTGAATTATTTGTCAGGTGAAATTAGAGACTTGAATATTCCTCAACTACGCAGGGAAGGAGAAAGGACGCAGCTGATCGTGGATGGAGCGCCGTTCATAATTCTAGGCGGGGAGCTGCATAATTCATCCTCGTCAAGCCTATCCTATATGGAGCCTATTTGGCCTAGGCTTAACTCCCTCGGCCTTAATACGGTCCTTATACCAATCAGCTGGGAGCTAATTGAGCCGGAAGAGGGCATATTTGATTTTCATCTTGTTGAGGGGCTCATAGAGGGGGCGCGTAGGCATAATTTGAAAATTGTCTTCCTCTGGTTTGGGACATGGAAGAATGCTGTCTCCACATATGTTCCGACTTGGGTGAAAACAGACCTTGAAAGATTTCCACGGGCAATGGACGGTAGTGGTAGAAGGTTGGATGCAATCTCATGTTTTAGTAGAAGCGCGTTGGAGGCGGATTCCCGTGCATTCAGAAATCTAATGAGATTTATCCGCGAGATAGATGAAGGGAAATACACCGTCATAATGATGCAGGTTGAGAATGAAGTTGGTCTTCTCGGATCTTCAAGAGACCATTCTCCAGAAGCTGAGAGGCAGTTTACCAAAAAAGTCCCGGCAGAGCTAACAGAATACCTCGAACACAATGAGGAGTCGTTAAACCCTTACCTTCAATTCGTCTGGAAAAGGTTAGGACAAAAAACTTCTGGAACCTGGAGGGAGGTATTCGGAGAGTATGCTGACGAAATATTTATGGCATGGCATTTCGCCCGCTATATAGATCAAGTCGCCGCGTCAGGTAAGGCAGAATATCCAATTCCAATGTATGTGAACGCCTGGCTTGGACCAAGCGCGTATATGCATGAGGACGGGCTTCCTGGGGAATACCCAAGTGGCGGCCCAGTTGCCCGCATGCTTGACATTTGGCGTGCGGCAGCGCCGAACATTGACATAATATCACCTGACATCTACCGAGAAGATTTCTGTTCTGTATGCCGCGAATATGCTCGAATCGGAAATCCTCTATTCGTTCCTGAGACATTTCGCGATGAACGTAGCGCGGCCTACGTGTTTTACGCCATAGGCCAGCATGGGGCGATAGGATTCTCACCGTTTGGTATAGAGGACATCGAAAACGATAGGCATCCCTTAGCCTCAAGCTATCGCCTGCTTTCAGGGATGATACCAATCATATCAAAGTATGGAGGAACAAACCGCATGATTGGTTTCGCCGATGATGGAACCCATGGATATCATCACACATTAAATTTCTGGAATGTGAGAACAAGGGCTAGGGGGTTCAGACGCAATCTTGGAGACTATCAGATAGAGGTGAGCTTCATCCGAGAAATAGCTGTGAAAGTCCGTTCAGTTTGGCCAGGCTTCATACAAGAGCCCACTATACCCGGGGGAGGCTTGATAATCGCGACTGAGAAAGACGAGTTTATCGCGGCTGGAATAGGGTTTATACTAAGGTTCCTATCAATAGACGAGTTCGCCTCTAAAGTGAAGATTCTTAGAGTTGATGAAGGAGTTTTCAGGGATGGCGAATGGGTACATGATAGACGCTTAAATGGTGATGAAACCGGACATGGATCATGGGTCTACTTTGACGACAAACCGAAAGTCCGCATAATTCAAGTTTACAGTTGCTGAACTCTAACGTGTATGGCGCCTTTCATGGCTAAGAGGTTTATTTTCAGCTTAGCGCCGGGGAAGGGACTTGAACCCTTGCGGGCCAGTGGCCCACTGGCTTACCTGACCCCTCAATCTAATT from the Candidatus Bathyarchaeota archaeon genome contains:
- the trpD gene encoding anthranilate phosphoribosyltransferase is translated as MIKEAIRKLVEGKNLSMNESMEVMKEIMSGFATDAQIAAFLTALRIRGETIEEIVAFAKVMRDFCYKINPSLNRRLVDTCGTGGDKIKTFNVSTISSFVIAGAGVTVAKHGNRSITSQCGSADLLEKLGLNLTVEPKVVEKCIEEIGIGFMFAPSFHPAMKYAIGPRREMGIRTVFNILGPLTNPADAEAQLLGVYDASLVKTMADVLKNLGCQEALVVHGLDGLDEISNIGKTLIAWLSDGEVMLLEYRPEDLGIKRADPKDIMGSTPDINAEIAFKILYDLLDPDDPKREIVLLNSAAGIILGGEAEDFKDGIEIAEESIKSGKAYEKLTMLIKLTGGDPSVLEEMSLRYA
- a CDS encoding aminodeoxychorismate/anthranilate synthase component II; the protein is MRVLIIDNYDSFVYNLVQYIEELGGKAIVYRNDEIDLKKVKRLNPERIVISPGPGSPDEERYFGVSGSIIRHVSPHVPTLGVCLGHQGIISAFGGRIVRAKKLMHGKTSLVRHDCRGIFRSVKNPIVATRYNSLVGDRSSLPGCLKVTAVSIEDGEVMGVRHTIYPIEGIQFHPESILTEEGKTIIKNFLEWR
- the trpE gene encoding anthranilate synthase component I, which encodes MKFLTLPTTASPFDVFVKFYRRYKNVFILESVEGPNKLARYSFIGFDPNFTFKAKNGTLTIHNERTRETETIRIEDPLLVVRQFVCNWKIKGSTSRFAGGCVGYISYDAVRYWERLPKISVDDLGYPDIEMGVFEDGIIFDHKNREAYYFFISENRYDEICKVLEEKDNCSDTLEFTEPKVHSEKRCFENSVLMAKEYIQMGHIFQVVLSKRYDFNVNGDLIPFYAALRRINPSPYMYFIKIGDHAIVGSSPEMLIRVEEGLIETYPIAGTRPLIDDPAENRLLERDLLSDPKECAEHVMLVDLARNDLGKVSEPGTVMVPSFMEVHKYSHVQHIVSRVTGKLRRDRDCYDALKAVFPAGTVSGAPKVRAMEIIEELEPVRRGPYAGAVGYFSFNGNADFAITIRTLIASSSRAHIQVGAGIVADSNPEREWFETEYKAKALFRALEISQGGIP
- a CDS encoding DUF5597 domain-containing protein, with translation MSGEIRDLNIPQLRREGERTQLIVDGAPFIILGGELHNSSSSSLSYMEPIWPRLNSLGLNTVLIPISWELIEPEEGIFDFHLVEGLIEGARRHNLKIVFLWFGTWKNAVSTYVPTWVKTDLERFPRAMDGSGRRLDAISCFSRSALEADSRAFRNLMRFIREIDEGKYTVIMMQVENEVGLLGSSRDHSPEAERQFTKKVPAELTEYLEHNEESLNPYLQFVWKRLGQKTSGTWREVFGEYADEIFMAWHFARYIDQVAASGKAEYPIPMYVNAWLGPSAYMHEDGLPGEYPSGGPVARMLDIWRAAAPNIDIISPDIYREDFCSVCREYARIGNPLFVPETFRDERSAAYVFYAIGQHGAIGFSPFGIEDIENDRHPLASSYRLLSGMIPIISKYGGTNRMIGFADDGTHGYHHTLNFWNVRTRARGFRRNLGDYQIEVSFIREIAVKVRSVWPGFIQEPTIPGGGLIIATEKDEFIAAGIGFILRFLSIDEFASKVKILRVDEGVFRDGEWVHDRRLNGDETGHGSWVYFDDKPKVRIIQVYSC